The Elusimicrobiaceae bacterium genome contains a region encoding:
- a CDS encoding glycosyltransferase: protein MNQRKILFIIESMGGGGAERSAHSIASSLTKDFIVEFLLLNNAWNYSKINNIKVSVISSVNLIVQIVAIAHHIKKTKPDMVVSVLPSAALRVLVIRRLCRSLNFRWIVRLATVYTKQQKNHNLITKIRNKFFEQISNYADRILIISEESKSDLITNLSFKPNKITVIANGTDKQKIITNSIEPIETPLSFKEIPLIISAGRMSEEKNHSLLISAFNEVQKQKACRLALLGNGPLRDDLRKQAKNLNLGGSVILLPFQKNPWKYIAAADVFVLPSIYEGYPNILIEAMLCKTPIITTNWGAGLAEITMGKEVCVTVEKNNPMEMSKAILTLLNNPAYADKLRQQAFQHAMKNLYDIKDAVRLYETEIKTVLNDAEKRHD from the coding sequence ATGAATCAACGGAAAATACTTTTTATTATTGAAAGCATGGGAGGCGGCGGAGCGGAACGCTCTGCCCATAGTATCGCCAGTAGTTTAACAAAAGATTTTATCGTTGAATTCCTGCTTCTCAACAATGCATGGAATTATTCTAAAATAAACAATATTAAAGTATCTGTTATTTCCAGTGTAAACCTTATCGTACAGATAGTCGCAATCGCACACCATATAAAAAAAACAAAACCAGATATGGTTGTTTCAGTTTTACCATCAGCAGCCTTGCGGGTCTTGGTGATTCGGCGACTTTGCAGAAGCTTGAATTTCCGATGGATAGTAAGGTTAGCCACCGTGTATACAAAGCAGCAAAAAAACCACAACCTTATAACAAAAATACGAAACAAGTTTTTCGAACAGATATCTAACTACGCTGACAGGATATTAATCATATCTGAAGAATCGAAATCAGATTTGATAACAAACCTTTCATTTAAACCCAATAAAATTACCGTCATCGCAAATGGAACAGACAAACAAAAAATTATCACAAACAGCATTGAACCCATTGAAACACCATTATCATTCAAAGAAATCCCGCTCATAATTTCGGCAGGCAGGATGAGTGAGGAAAAAAATCATAGCCTGCTTATTTCGGCTTTCAATGAAGTTCAGAAGCAAAAAGCGTGTCGGCTTGCCCTGCTGGGTAACGGTCCACTAAGAGACGACCTTAGGAAACAGGCAAAAAACCTAAATCTTGGAGGAAGTGTAATATTATTACCATTCCAGAAAAATCCATGGAAATATATTGCCGCGGCTGATGTTTTTGTTTTACCATCTATCTACGAGGGATATCCCAATATATTGATTGAAGCAATGTTATGTAAAACTCCAATTATTACAACGAACTGGGGCGCGGGGCTTGCTGAAATAACCATGGGCAAAGAAGTTTGCGTTACAGTGGAAAAGAACAATCCCATGGAAATGAGCAAAGCCATACTGACCCTTTTAAACAATCCCGCATATGCGGACAAACTTCGCCAGCAGGCTTTCCAGCACGCCATGAAAAATCTGTACGATATAAAAGATGCCGTCCGCCTCTATGAAACTGAAATAAAAACCGTTTTAAATGACGCGGAGAAACGGCATGATTAA
- a CDS encoding glycosyltransferase family 4 protein codes for MIKRILIITESLALGGAETIAVNLANALCKNGYTAGLAAHPGPLAEKLDKTVSFFYLPKYSFAAIVEILRTLEKTILTFRPDIIHCNNATHCLLVKLLLKLLGTKETTLILTYHSNKTTRMPNCISGPIFNRMTDRIIAIAGHRKKTLLALGVEKEKLFSIPNFIDLEQWNIKRTTFSKKQFRKALGLDEDAPVLLTAGRLIQSKRINLFLEITAAIIQTVPATRAIVVGDGPELNKLKNFAVRLGIGERVVFAGLQQDMASFYLGADVFVFPSEHEVLPMVLIEAGTAGLPAVASNIPGNDEIVIDGKTGFLISGTAEDYTHKIKMLLDNPDMRAKFSANALAEAGRFDDEVCVKKILEIYDR; via the coding sequence ATGATTAAACGAATCCTGATAATAACCGAATCACTCGCTTTGGGTGGAGCCGAGACGATTGCGGTTAACCTGGCAAACGCGCTTTGCAAAAATGGCTATACGGCAGGCCTTGCCGCGCATCCCGGTCCTCTAGCCGAAAAGCTAGACAAAACCGTTTCGTTTTTTTATTTGCCGAAGTACAGCTTTGCCGCAATTGTCGAAATCTTAAGAACCCTTGAGAAAACTATTTTAACGTTCCGCCCTGACATCATACACTGCAATAACGCCACACATTGCCTGCTGGTAAAATTACTGCTTAAGCTACTGGGAACCAAAGAAACGACGCTGATTCTTACTTATCATTCCAACAAAACAACACGGATGCCCAATTGTATCTCCGGCCCAATATTCAACCGGATGACAGACAGAATTATTGCCATTGCCGGACATCGGAAAAAAACACTGCTGGCGTTGGGAGTAGAAAAAGAAAAATTATTTTCCATCCCTAACTTTATTGACCTTGAACAATGGAACATAAAACGCACGACTTTCAGCAAAAAACAATTCAGAAAGGCCCTGGGGCTTGATGAGGATGCTCCCGTCCTGCTCACTGCCGGACGGCTTATACAGTCAAAACGGATTAATCTGTTCCTGGAAATTACCGCCGCCATAATACAAACAGTTCCCGCGACAAGGGCAATTGTTGTCGGCGACGGACCGGAATTGAATAAGCTTAAAAACTTTGCCGTACGCCTGGGCATTGGCGAGCGGGTCGTTTTTGCCGGTTTGCAGCAGGATATGGCATCTTTTTATCTGGGGGCGGATGTCTTTGTGTTTCCATCGGAACATGAAGTGCTGCCGATGGTGCTGATTGAAGCCGGCACGGCGGGCCTGCCGGCAGTGGCTTCCAATATCCCCGGCAATGATGAAATTGTAATTGACGGCAAAACCGGATTTCTGATTTCAGGCACAGCAGAGGATTACACACATAAAATCAAAATGTTGTTGGATAATCCTGATATGCGTGCGAAGTTTTCCGCAAACGCGCTGGCCGAAGCGGGCCGGTTCGATGACGAAGTCTGCGTTAAGAAAATCTTGGAAATTTATGATCGATAG